A part of Rhodamnia argentea isolate NSW1041297 chromosome 8, ASM2092103v1, whole genome shotgun sequence genomic DNA contains:
- the LOC115755692 gene encoding probable inactive leucine-rich repeat receptor-like protein kinase At3g03770 isoform X3: MAKQAFNPFLLVLLVISISTHHSDQLEYSQSQALFRVQKLFHYPPALSSFHNTTDLCNIDPTPSFTLVCYEDSLTQLQINGQEGIFPLPQHFSTFDFFSTLTAFSSLRVLTLVSLGLGGPIPDVVGNLSSLEILNMSSNSFYGAIPEEVSHLKNLQTLILDHNRLVGQVPSRVSSPLLLAVLSLRNNSLNGSLPSTFSSMESLRILALSGNGLSGEIPDLHNLTNLQVLDLENNNFGPRFPNLSTRLVSLNFRRNKFALGIPEKLRSFYQLQKFDVSLNGFVGPFLPLLMSLPSMRYLDISGNQFTGMLLQNMSCSPELAFVNMSYNLLTGDLPTCLESESTVVLYSKNCLKNEDQEQRPLVFCHNEALAVDVLPPQWKHEKRSGKAKAALVFGVVGGVVGAVTAMALAFFLAFMKLQRRSEDQPPTAQLITEKASTTCNLKLLSDARYISQTMKMGASIPAYRTFALEELKNATNNFDNLCLLEDGSHCQIYKGRLADSTLVAIRRIKTEKRHSSQYYMPIIERISKLRHENLISTLGHCFECYPEDSSVCRIYLMFEFAVNGTLRDQISGGHLRKTFSWTQRIVAAMEIMKGIQFLHTGIVPGVYSNNMKITDVQLDRDLHVKLSKYNLPLLSDDCGRASSRVQLPRAIGSNRTRGKDNEKSDVYEMGVILLELIAGRPITSNNEVRLLKDLVQVSLLADDGARRSIVDHTLQKKCSDESLRVMMDICIRCLSEEQSHRPSVEDVLWNLQFATQVQDSLRHDFQFDQDLTVPSFLEL; this comes from the exons ATGGCCAAGCAGGCATTCAATCCATTTCTACTTGTCCTTCTGGTAATATCAATTTCAACCCAccactcagatcagctcgaatACTCCCAATCACAAGCTCTCTTCAGAGTCCAGAAGCTCTTCCACTACCCACCGGCTCTGAGCAGCTTCCACAACACCACAGATTTGTGCAATATTGACCCAACCCCATCCTTCACATTAGTCTGCTATGAAGACAGCTTGACTCAGTTGCAGATCAATGGCCAAGAAGGGATTTTCCCACTCCCTCAGCATTTTTCCACCTTTGATTTCTTTTCCACTCTCACCGCTTTTTCAAGCCTGAGAGTCCTCACTCTGGTCTCTCTAGGGCTTGGAGGGCCTATACCTGATGTGGTTGGGAATTTGTCTTCTCTTGAAATATTGAACATGAGCTCCAACAGCTTCTATGGTGCAATTCCTGAGGAGGTTTCTCATCTGAAGAATCTGCAGACTCTCATACTTGATCACAACAGGTTGGTGGGTCAAGTACCCAGTAGGGTCAGCTCTCCTTTACTCCTGGCTGTCTTGAGTTTAAGGAACAACTCATTGAATGGGTCACTTCCAAGTACATTTTCATCTATGGAATCACTCAGGATTCTGGCTCTCTCAGGAAATGGCCTATCTGGGGAAATTCCTGATCTTCACAACTTAACTAATCTTCAAGTTCTTGATTTAGAAAACAACAACTTTGGGCCACGTTTTCCTAACTTATCCACCAGATTGGTCTCCCTAAACTTCAGGAGGAACAAATTCGCACTTGGCATTCCTGAGAAACTAAGATCATTTTATCAGCTCCAGAAGTTTGATGTTTCTCTGAATGGATTTGTGGGGCCCTTTTTGCCACTGCTGATGTCTCTTCCTTCAATGAGGTATCTTGACATTAGTGGGAACCAGTTCACAGGAATGCTCTTGCAGAACATGTCCTGTAGTCCCGAACTTGCATTTGTGAACATGTCTTACAACCTCTTGACAGGAGACTTGCCCACTTGCCTCGAATCTGAGTCTACGGTTGTTCTTTATTCCAAAAACTGCCTGAAAAATGAAGATCAGGAGCAACGCCCATTGGTTTTCTGCCACAATGAGGCTTTGGCAGTCGATGTTTTGCCTCCACAGTGGAAGCACGAGAAAAGAAGTGGTAAAGCTAAAGCAGCTCTTGTGTTTGGTGTAGTTGGAGGAGTTGTTGGAGCAGTCACAGCTATGGCCCTGGCATTTTTCTTGGCTTTTATGAAGCTACAGCGGAGAAGTGAAGATCAGCCACCTACGGCGCAATTGATAACGGAAAAGGCGTCGACCACTTGTAATTTGAAGCTGCTTTCTGATGCAA GATACATATCACAGACAATGAAAATGGGAGCCAGCATCCCAGCCTACCGGACATTTGCTTTGGAGGAGCTCAAGAATGCTACGAATAACTTCGATAATTTATGTTTATTAGAAGACGGTTCACATTGTCAG ATATACAAAGGTAGGCTAGCAGACAGCACACTTGTCGCTATTAGAAGAATCAAAACGGAAAAAAGACACAGTTCTCAGTACTATATGCCCATCATTGAGAGGATCTCTAAGCTCAGACACGAAAATTTGATTAGTACTCTTGGACACTGCTTCGAGTGCTACCCCGAAGATTCCAGTGTTTGCAGAATCTACCTTATGTTTGAGTTTGCTGTGAATGGGACGCTCAGAGACCAAATTTCTG GAGGACatttaaggaaaacattttcttggacTCAGAGAATTGTAGCTGCTATGGAGATCATGAAGGGTATTCAGTTTCTGCATACAGGAATCGTGCCCGGTGTGTACTCTAATAACATGAAGATTACAGACGTTCAGTTGGATCGCGATCTTCACGTTAAGCTCAGCAAATACAATCTACCCCTCTTATCGGACGATTGTGGACGG GCTAGTTCACGTGTTCAGCTGCCCAGAGCCATAGGAAGTAACCGCACAAG GGgaaaagataatgaaaagagtGATGTCTATGAAATGGGAGTGATTTTGCTAGAACTCATAGCAGGAAGGCCGATCACGTCCAATAATGAAGTTCGTCTTTTGAAAGATCTT GTACAAGTAAGCTTGTTAGCTGACGATGGTGCGCGAAGGAGCATAGTAGATCACACTTTGCAAAAGAAGTGTTCAGATGAATCACTCAGAGTAATGATGGATATTTGCATCAGGTGTTTGTCTGAGGAGCAAAGTCATAGGCCATCTGTCGAGGATGTGCTTTGGAACTTGCAGTTCGCCACACAGGTTCAAGATTCGTTGAGGCATGATTTCCAATTTGATCAAGATCTCACGGTGCCATCGTTTCTGGAATTGTAA
- the LOC115755701 gene encoding non-specific lipid-transfer protein AP10-like, with product MGSTTSNRQLAAKVLFFLIIMFMSSNPANSITCQDALKVILPCGPFALGTVPPPPSAACCSGAHTLASMADSTEARRTLCQCYKDIPPSVGIKPERVQQIPQYCKVDVTIPTDPHVDCSSIP from the exons aTGGGAAGCACAACGTCGAATCGCCAATTGGCTGCTAAAGTTCTATTCTTCTTGATCATCATGTTCATGAGTTCAAACCCAGCGAACTCAATAACATGTCAGGATGCCTTGAAAGTTATACTTCCCTGTGGACCATTTGCTTTGGGCACAGTTCCGCCTCCACCGAGTGCCGCGTGTTGTTCGGGTGCACATACCTTGGCGAGCATGGCAGATTCCACCGAAGCACGCAGGACTCTGTGCCAATGTTACAAGGACATTCCGCCTTCTGTAGGGATCAAGCCTGAGAGAGTCCAACAGATTCCTCAGTACTGCAAGGTTGATGTCACCATCCCAACTGACCCTCACGTTGATTGCAGCAG CATTCCGTGA
- the LOC115755692 gene encoding probable inactive leucine-rich repeat receptor-like protein kinase At3g03770 isoform X2, with protein MAELAREREREFNPFILQFFKISGNSSIFILTSLSLMAKQAFNPFLLVLLVISISTHHSDQLEYSQSQALFRVQKLFHYPPALSSFHNTTDLCNIDPTPSFTLVCYEDSLTQLQINGQEGIFPLPQHFSTFDFFSTLTAFSSLRVLTLVSLGLGGPIPDVVGNLSSLEILNMSSNSFYGAIPEEVSHLKNLQTLILDHNRLVGQVPSRVSSPLLLAVLSLRNNSLNGSLPSTFSSMESLRILALSGNGLSGEIPDLHNLTNLQVLDLENNNFGPRFPNLSTRLVSLNFRRNKFALGIPEKLRSFYQLQKFDVSLNGFVGPFLPLLMSLPSMRYLDISGNQFTGMLLQNMSCSPELAFVNMSYNLLTGDLPTCLESESTVVLYSKNCLKNEDQEQRPLVFCHNEALAVDVLPPQWKHEKRSGKAKAALVFGVVGGVVGAVTAMALAFFLAFMKLQRRSEDQPPTAQLITEKASTTCNLKLLSDARYISQTMKMGASIPAYRTFALEELKNATNNFDNLCLLEDGSHCQIYKGRLADSTLVAIRRIKTEKRHSSQYYMPIIERISKLRHENLISTLGHCFECYPEDSSVCRIYLMFEFAVNGTLRDQISGHLRKTFSWTQRIVAAMEIMKGIQFLHTGIVPGVYSNNMKITDVQLDRDLHVKLSKYNLPLLSDDCGRASSRVQLPRAIGSNRTRGKDNEKSDVYEMGVILLELIAGRPITSNNEVRLLKDLVQVSLLADDGARRSIVDHTLQKKCSDESLRVMMDICIRCLSEEQSHRPSVEDVLWNLQFATQVQDSLRHDFQFDQDLTVPSFLEL; from the exons ATGGCAGAactggcgagagagagagagagagagttcaatcCATTCATCTTACAGTTCTTCAAAATCTCTGGAAATTCCTCCATTTTCATCTTAACATCTCTGTCTCTCATGGCCAAGCAGGCATTCAATCCATTTCTACTTGTCCTTCTGGTAATATCAATTTCAACCCAccactcagatcagctcgaatACTCCCAATCACAAGCTCTCTTCAGAGTCCAGAAGCTCTTCCACTACCCACCGGCTCTGAGCAGCTTCCACAACACCACAGATTTGTGCAATATTGACCCAACCCCATCCTTCACATTAGTCTGCTATGAAGACAGCTTGACTCAGTTGCAGATCAATGGCCAAGAAGGGATTTTCCCACTCCCTCAGCATTTTTCCACCTTTGATTTCTTTTCCACTCTCACCGCTTTTTCAAGCCTGAGAGTCCTCACTCTGGTCTCTCTAGGGCTTGGAGGGCCTATACCTGATGTGGTTGGGAATTTGTCTTCTCTTGAAATATTGAACATGAGCTCCAACAGCTTCTATGGTGCAATTCCTGAGGAGGTTTCTCATCTGAAGAATCTGCAGACTCTCATACTTGATCACAACAGGTTGGTGGGTCAAGTACCCAGTAGGGTCAGCTCTCCTTTACTCCTGGCTGTCTTGAGTTTAAGGAACAACTCATTGAATGGGTCACTTCCAAGTACATTTTCATCTATGGAATCACTCAGGATTCTGGCTCTCTCAGGAAATGGCCTATCTGGGGAAATTCCTGATCTTCACAACTTAACTAATCTTCAAGTTCTTGATTTAGAAAACAACAACTTTGGGCCACGTTTTCCTAACTTATCCACCAGATTGGTCTCCCTAAACTTCAGGAGGAACAAATTCGCACTTGGCATTCCTGAGAAACTAAGATCATTTTATCAGCTCCAGAAGTTTGATGTTTCTCTGAATGGATTTGTGGGGCCCTTTTTGCCACTGCTGATGTCTCTTCCTTCAATGAGGTATCTTGACATTAGTGGGAACCAGTTCACAGGAATGCTCTTGCAGAACATGTCCTGTAGTCCCGAACTTGCATTTGTGAACATGTCTTACAACCTCTTGACAGGAGACTTGCCCACTTGCCTCGAATCTGAGTCTACGGTTGTTCTTTATTCCAAAAACTGCCTGAAAAATGAAGATCAGGAGCAACGCCCATTGGTTTTCTGCCACAATGAGGCTTTGGCAGTCGATGTTTTGCCTCCACAGTGGAAGCACGAGAAAAGAAGTGGTAAAGCTAAAGCAGCTCTTGTGTTTGGTGTAGTTGGAGGAGTTGTTGGAGCAGTCACAGCTATGGCCCTGGCATTTTTCTTGGCTTTTATGAAGCTACAGCGGAGAAGTGAAGATCAGCCACCTACGGCGCAATTGATAACGGAAAAGGCGTCGACCACTTGTAATTTGAAGCTGCTTTCTGATGCAA GATACATATCACAGACAATGAAAATGGGAGCCAGCATCCCAGCCTACCGGACATTTGCTTTGGAGGAGCTCAAGAATGCTACGAATAACTTCGATAATTTATGTTTATTAGAAGACGGTTCACATTGTCAG ATATACAAAGGTAGGCTAGCAGACAGCACACTTGTCGCTATTAGAAGAATCAAAACGGAAAAAAGACACAGTTCTCAGTACTATATGCCCATCATTGAGAGGATCTCTAAGCTCAGACACGAAAATTTGATTAGTACTCTTGGACACTGCTTCGAGTGCTACCCCGAAGATTCCAGTGTTTGCAGAATCTACCTTATGTTTGAGTTTGCTGTGAATGGGACGCTCAGAGACCAAATTTCTG GACatttaaggaaaacattttcttggacTCAGAGAATTGTAGCTGCTATGGAGATCATGAAGGGTATTCAGTTTCTGCATACAGGAATCGTGCCCGGTGTGTACTCTAATAACATGAAGATTACAGACGTTCAGTTGGATCGCGATCTTCACGTTAAGCTCAGCAAATACAATCTACCCCTCTTATCGGACGATTGTGGACGG GCTAGTTCACGTGTTCAGCTGCCCAGAGCCATAGGAAGTAACCGCACAAG GGgaaaagataatgaaaagagtGATGTCTATGAAATGGGAGTGATTTTGCTAGAACTCATAGCAGGAAGGCCGATCACGTCCAATAATGAAGTTCGTCTTTTGAAAGATCTT GTACAAGTAAGCTTGTTAGCTGACGATGGTGCGCGAAGGAGCATAGTAGATCACACTTTGCAAAAGAAGTGTTCAGATGAATCACTCAGAGTAATGATGGATATTTGCATCAGGTGTTTGTCTGAGGAGCAAAGTCATAGGCCATCTGTCGAGGATGTGCTTTGGAACTTGCAGTTCGCCACACAGGTTCAAGATTCGTTGAGGCATGATTTCCAATTTGATCAAGATCTCACGGTGCCATCGTTTCTGGAATTGTAA
- the LOC115755692 gene encoding probable inactive leucine-rich repeat receptor-like protein kinase At3g03770 isoform X1 — translation MAELAREREREFNPFILQFFKISGNSSIFILTSLSLMAKQAFNPFLLVLLVISISTHHSDQLEYSQSQALFRVQKLFHYPPALSSFHNTTDLCNIDPTPSFTLVCYEDSLTQLQINGQEGIFPLPQHFSTFDFFSTLTAFSSLRVLTLVSLGLGGPIPDVVGNLSSLEILNMSSNSFYGAIPEEVSHLKNLQTLILDHNRLVGQVPSRVSSPLLLAVLSLRNNSLNGSLPSTFSSMESLRILALSGNGLSGEIPDLHNLTNLQVLDLENNNFGPRFPNLSTRLVSLNFRRNKFALGIPEKLRSFYQLQKFDVSLNGFVGPFLPLLMSLPSMRYLDISGNQFTGMLLQNMSCSPELAFVNMSYNLLTGDLPTCLESESTVVLYSKNCLKNEDQEQRPLVFCHNEALAVDVLPPQWKHEKRSGKAKAALVFGVVGGVVGAVTAMALAFFLAFMKLQRRSEDQPPTAQLITEKASTTCNLKLLSDARYISQTMKMGASIPAYRTFALEELKNATNNFDNLCLLEDGSHCQIYKGRLADSTLVAIRRIKTEKRHSSQYYMPIIERISKLRHENLISTLGHCFECYPEDSSVCRIYLMFEFAVNGTLRDQISGGHLRKTFSWTQRIVAAMEIMKGIQFLHTGIVPGVYSNNMKITDVQLDRDLHVKLSKYNLPLLSDDCGRASSRVQLPRAIGSNRTRGKDNEKSDVYEMGVILLELIAGRPITSNNEVRLLKDLVQVSLLADDGARRSIVDHTLQKKCSDESLRVMMDICIRCLSEEQSHRPSVEDVLWNLQFATQVQDSLRHDFQFDQDLTVPSFLEL, via the exons ATGGCAGAactggcgagagagagagagagagagttcaatcCATTCATCTTACAGTTCTTCAAAATCTCTGGAAATTCCTCCATTTTCATCTTAACATCTCTGTCTCTCATGGCCAAGCAGGCATTCAATCCATTTCTACTTGTCCTTCTGGTAATATCAATTTCAACCCAccactcagatcagctcgaatACTCCCAATCACAAGCTCTCTTCAGAGTCCAGAAGCTCTTCCACTACCCACCGGCTCTGAGCAGCTTCCACAACACCACAGATTTGTGCAATATTGACCCAACCCCATCCTTCACATTAGTCTGCTATGAAGACAGCTTGACTCAGTTGCAGATCAATGGCCAAGAAGGGATTTTCCCACTCCCTCAGCATTTTTCCACCTTTGATTTCTTTTCCACTCTCACCGCTTTTTCAAGCCTGAGAGTCCTCACTCTGGTCTCTCTAGGGCTTGGAGGGCCTATACCTGATGTGGTTGGGAATTTGTCTTCTCTTGAAATATTGAACATGAGCTCCAACAGCTTCTATGGTGCAATTCCTGAGGAGGTTTCTCATCTGAAGAATCTGCAGACTCTCATACTTGATCACAACAGGTTGGTGGGTCAAGTACCCAGTAGGGTCAGCTCTCCTTTACTCCTGGCTGTCTTGAGTTTAAGGAACAACTCATTGAATGGGTCACTTCCAAGTACATTTTCATCTATGGAATCACTCAGGATTCTGGCTCTCTCAGGAAATGGCCTATCTGGGGAAATTCCTGATCTTCACAACTTAACTAATCTTCAAGTTCTTGATTTAGAAAACAACAACTTTGGGCCACGTTTTCCTAACTTATCCACCAGATTGGTCTCCCTAAACTTCAGGAGGAACAAATTCGCACTTGGCATTCCTGAGAAACTAAGATCATTTTATCAGCTCCAGAAGTTTGATGTTTCTCTGAATGGATTTGTGGGGCCCTTTTTGCCACTGCTGATGTCTCTTCCTTCAATGAGGTATCTTGACATTAGTGGGAACCAGTTCACAGGAATGCTCTTGCAGAACATGTCCTGTAGTCCCGAACTTGCATTTGTGAACATGTCTTACAACCTCTTGACAGGAGACTTGCCCACTTGCCTCGAATCTGAGTCTACGGTTGTTCTTTATTCCAAAAACTGCCTGAAAAATGAAGATCAGGAGCAACGCCCATTGGTTTTCTGCCACAATGAGGCTTTGGCAGTCGATGTTTTGCCTCCACAGTGGAAGCACGAGAAAAGAAGTGGTAAAGCTAAAGCAGCTCTTGTGTTTGGTGTAGTTGGAGGAGTTGTTGGAGCAGTCACAGCTATGGCCCTGGCATTTTTCTTGGCTTTTATGAAGCTACAGCGGAGAAGTGAAGATCAGCCACCTACGGCGCAATTGATAACGGAAAAGGCGTCGACCACTTGTAATTTGAAGCTGCTTTCTGATGCAA GATACATATCACAGACAATGAAAATGGGAGCCAGCATCCCAGCCTACCGGACATTTGCTTTGGAGGAGCTCAAGAATGCTACGAATAACTTCGATAATTTATGTTTATTAGAAGACGGTTCACATTGTCAG ATATACAAAGGTAGGCTAGCAGACAGCACACTTGTCGCTATTAGAAGAATCAAAACGGAAAAAAGACACAGTTCTCAGTACTATATGCCCATCATTGAGAGGATCTCTAAGCTCAGACACGAAAATTTGATTAGTACTCTTGGACACTGCTTCGAGTGCTACCCCGAAGATTCCAGTGTTTGCAGAATCTACCTTATGTTTGAGTTTGCTGTGAATGGGACGCTCAGAGACCAAATTTCTG GAGGACatttaaggaaaacattttcttggacTCAGAGAATTGTAGCTGCTATGGAGATCATGAAGGGTATTCAGTTTCTGCATACAGGAATCGTGCCCGGTGTGTACTCTAATAACATGAAGATTACAGACGTTCAGTTGGATCGCGATCTTCACGTTAAGCTCAGCAAATACAATCTACCCCTCTTATCGGACGATTGTGGACGG GCTAGTTCACGTGTTCAGCTGCCCAGAGCCATAGGAAGTAACCGCACAAG GGgaaaagataatgaaaagagtGATGTCTATGAAATGGGAGTGATTTTGCTAGAACTCATAGCAGGAAGGCCGATCACGTCCAATAATGAAGTTCGTCTTTTGAAAGATCTT GTACAAGTAAGCTTGTTAGCTGACGATGGTGCGCGAAGGAGCATAGTAGATCACACTTTGCAAAAGAAGTGTTCAGATGAATCACTCAGAGTAATGATGGATATTTGCATCAGGTGTTTGTCTGAGGAGCAAAGTCATAGGCCATCTGTCGAGGATGTGCTTTGGAACTTGCAGTTCGCCACACAGGTTCAAGATTCGTTGAGGCATGATTTCCAATTTGATCAAGATCTCACGGTGCCATCGTTTCTGGAATTGTAA